Proteins co-encoded in one Candidatus Nitrosacidococcus tergens genomic window:
- a CDS encoding amino acid kinase family protein, whose amino-acid sequence MLQKIWVIKLGGSLYNNSYLTFWLEQIKNKGKGKYVIVPGGGLFADQVRVAQKQWKFADSYAHNMALLAMDQFGYLLQSLAPELSLATRIEEINKVLEEDQTLIWLPSKELINHPDIPQSWEITSDSLALWLACQLIASRLILVKSIKLAQSQVKATDLAKQGIIDPMFPILLNTQNIPCYILYGDQYNQLSNTGAYFKIINS is encoded by the coding sequence ATGCTTCAAAAAATCTGGGTTATTAAACTAGGAGGAAGTCTCTATAATAATAGCTACCTTACTTTCTGGCTCGAGCAAATAAAAAATAAGGGTAAAGGAAAGTATGTGATTGTACCGGGAGGCGGTCTTTTTGCTGATCAGGTTCGTGTTGCACAAAAACAGTGGAAATTTGCTGATTCCTATGCCCATAATATGGCTTTGCTTGCCATGGACCAATTTGGTTATCTATTACAAAGCTTAGCTCCAGAGCTCTCTCTTGCTACTCGTATAGAAGAAATAAATAAAGTATTAGAAGAAGATCAAACACTTATTTGGTTACCTTCAAAGGAGCTCATTAACCATCCAGATATTCCTCAATCTTGGGAAATTACCTCAGATAGTTTAGCTCTATGGCTAGCCTGCCAATTAATAGCCAGCCGACTTATTTTAGTTAAAAGCATAAAATTAGCTCAATCTCAGGTAAAGGCTACTGATCTTGCAAAACAGGGGATTATTGATCCTATGTTTCCTATATTACTAAATACACAGAATATTCCTTGTTATATTCTTTATGGCGATCAATACAATCAGCTTTCTAATACAGGTGCATATTTCAAAATTATAAACAGCTAA
- the pabB gene encoding aminodeoxychorismate synthase component I, producing MHQQQVQWAELPYSECSVPLFEIIYLEPWPIFLDSGWPSDRSGRFDIIAADPFITLKTRGLITEINYRNSKIFSAQNPLTLLQRELNRFTGKQLPNFLSESPLVGGAIGYFSYDLVRRFENLPSIITNIEQMPEMAIGVYDWVVIVDHHCQVTFLVAQGYDPRTQTHWNSLRTRLSKAIKPNKYSFHIENYPQSNLSKENYDQAFDRIQGYIYAGDCYQVNLAQRFETKAYGNSWALYSYLREINPAPFSSFFSIPEGSILSTSPERFLKVSGSRVETAPIKGTRPRDMNPIIDDQLITDLRNSGKDRAENIMIVDLLRNDLGQVCTPGSIQVTQLCTIQSFATVHHLISTIHGQLASGKNTLDLLQACFPGGSITGAPKIRAMEIIEELEPHRRGVYCGSLGYISFEGNMDINIAIRTLVYNQNSLRFWVGSGIVADSNRKAEYQETLDKAAAIFKALNQYLSN from the coding sequence ATGCATCAGCAACAGGTACAATGGGCTGAATTACCCTACTCTGAATGCTCGGTACCCCTATTTGAAATAATTTATTTAGAGCCATGGCCTATTTTTTTGGATAGTGGTTGGCCTAGTGATCGATCAGGTCGTTTTGATATTATTGCGGCTGATCCTTTTATTACGCTAAAAACTAGAGGATTAATTACTGAAATTAACTATCGCAATAGCAAAATTTTCAGTGCCCAGAATCCCCTTACCTTATTGCAGAGAGAACTAAATCGTTTCACCGGTAAACAACTCCCTAATTTTCTTTCTGAATCTCCGTTAGTGGGGGGAGCTATAGGATATTTCAGTTATGATTTAGTGCGTCGATTTGAAAATCTTCCTAGCATTATTACAAATATAGAACAAATGCCAGAAATGGCGATTGGTGTTTACGATTGGGTAGTAATTGTAGACCATCATTGCCAAGTAACTTTTTTAGTAGCACAAGGTTATGATCCTCGGACTCAAACTCATTGGAATTCTTTAAGAACACGTTTAAGTAAAGCAATAAAACCTAATAAATATTCTTTTCATATTGAGAATTACCCTCAATCAAATTTAAGCAAAGAAAACTATGATCAGGCTTTCGATCGTATTCAAGGCTATATCTACGCAGGAGATTGCTATCAAGTTAATTTAGCTCAGCGTTTTGAAACAAAAGCTTATGGCAATTCTTGGGCGCTATACTCCTATTTACGAGAAATTAATCCTGCTCCTTTTAGCAGTTTTTTTTCTATTCCTGAAGGTAGCATTTTAAGCACCTCTCCAGAAAGATTTTTAAAAGTATCTGGAAGTAGAGTTGAAACTGCTCCAATTAAAGGAACACGACCTAGAGATATGAATCCAATTATTGATGATCAATTGATAACTGATCTTCGAAATAGTGGTAAAGATCGAGCAGAAAATATTATGATTGTAGATCTATTGCGTAATGATCTAGGTCAAGTATGTACCCCAGGATCTATCCAGGTGACGCAACTTTGCACTATTCAATCTTTTGCCACGGTACATCATTTAATCAGCACTATTCACGGACAACTTGCTTCCGGGAAAAATACCCTTGATTTATTACAAGCTTGCTTTCCAGGAGGATCTATAACAGGTGCCCCTAAAATACGTGCTATGGAAATTATTGAGGAACTAGAACCTCATCGTCGAGGAGTTTATTGCGGTAGTTTAGGTTATATCAGCTTTGAGGGAAACATGGATATTAACATTGCGATACGCACTCTTGTATATAACCAAAATTCTCTACGGTTTTGGGTGGGTAGTGGAATTGTAGCCGATTCAAATAGAAAAGCCGAATATCAAGAAACCTTAGATAAAGCTGCTGCTATTTTTAAAGCACTTAATCAATATCTCTCTAACTAG
- a CDS encoding hydantoinase/oxoprolinase family protein has protein sequence MMVTVSGWDIGGAHLKAALTDSQGKVIACTQVVCPLWQGLDQLTTAFEQIKYKLGSIGHIAVITMTGELVDIFKDRCEGVVAILNYARQFFTDIPIYIFAGTHGFIQLEQSYKFTTSIASANYLATSQLAANFWHEGLLLDIGSTTSDLVPFKNKTPCLQGIDDHTRLISGELVYSGVVRTPLMAICEKAPFYGNWVRLTAEHFSTTADVYHMLGLLPQDVDLYPSADHRGKSPQDCARRLARMIGIDYKNRPLDFWYQLAAYFYEKQCQQLTVAIFQILSKTSLVAEAPIIGVGIGRFLAIECAKRINRPYFDFSKVLKLGVDTIDSSHGPAAAIAQLGWEQLQKH, from the coding sequence ATGATGGTTACAGTTAGCGGCTGGGATATTGGAGGAGCTCACTTAAAAGCGGCTCTTACAGACTCTCAAGGGAAAGTCATAGCATGTACTCAAGTAGTTTGCCCTTTATGGCAAGGATTAGATCAATTAACCACTGCTTTTGAGCAGATAAAATATAAGCTAGGAAGCATTGGGCATATTGCTGTCATTACTATGACTGGGGAGTTAGTAGATATTTTTAAGGATCGCTGCGAAGGCGTGGTCGCAATTTTAAACTATGCCCGTCAGTTTTTTACTGACATACCCATATATATATTTGCTGGAACCCATGGGTTTATTCAACTGGAGCAGTCCTATAAATTTACAACCTCTATTGCATCTGCAAACTATTTAGCTACTAGTCAGCTAGCAGCAAATTTTTGGCATGAAGGATTATTATTAGATATAGGTAGTACAACCAGCGATCTAGTTCCTTTTAAAAATAAAACTCCCTGCCTTCAAGGTATAGATGATCACACCCGATTAATCAGTGGGGAGCTAGTTTACTCTGGGGTAGTACGTACTCCTCTAATGGCTATTTGTGAAAAAGCCCCTTTCTATGGAAATTGGGTACGACTTACTGCTGAGCATTTTTCGACTACTGCTGATGTATACCACATGCTGGGATTGTTGCCTCAAGATGTAGATCTCTACCCAAGTGCAGATCATCGAGGAAAATCTCCTCAAGATTGTGCTAGAAGACTTGCCCGAATGATAGGCATAGACTATAAAAATAGGCCTCTTGATTTTTGGTATCAGCTGGCTGCTTATTTTTATGAGAAACAGTGCCAACAGTTGACCGTAGCAATTTTTCAAATTCTCTCTAAAACATCTTTAGTTGCTGAAGCTCCTATTATTGGTGTAGGTATTGGGCGGTTTTTAGCAATTGAGTGTGCTAAAAGAATAAATCGACCTTATTTTGATTTTTCTAAAGTATTAAAGTTAGGTGTAGATACTATAGATTCTAGCCATGGTCCTGCGGCAGCTATTGCCCAATTAGGTTGGGAACAATTACAAAAACATTAA
- a CDS encoding ATP-grasp domain-containing protein, with amino-acid sequence MEILVYEHITSGVLCESPLPASLMKEGDLMLQAILKDLLEVREIKITILRDFRLPIPSYIHYYHTIYTLSQFHQTWQYCLDKVDGVLPIAPESGNTLTKIQEQIIKSGKILLGCHPQATQIASSKIETEKYLRTAGLNTPYTIRLSDWQLDRVSKEESLICKPDDGAGCLYTFYFKTPLNLHLWKQKNTLDTKNYIVQPYIQGQAISLSLLYDGKKARLLSVNQQQMKIKKNRIYLNAILVNAIMAENPIYHHLQEIANTIANTLPGLWGFIGVDLIIVQNQSPIILEINPRPTTSYVGLRIIYGISPMQWLITLLYEGLDKVVLPSNLGFQLLISLKKKDSKIIYDGYS; translated from the coding sequence ATGGAAATTTTAGTATATGAGCATATAACCAGTGGAGTCTTATGTGAAAGTCCTCTACCTGCTTCCTTAATGAAGGAAGGGGATTTAATGCTCCAGGCAATACTTAAAGATTTGTTAGAGGTTAGGGAAATAAAAATTACTATTTTACGAGATTTTCGCTTACCTATCCCTTCTTACATCCATTATTATCATACAATTTATACTCTTTCCCAGTTTCATCAAACTTGGCAGTACTGTTTAGATAAAGTAGATGGGGTATTACCTATCGCCCCTGAATCTGGAAATACTTTAACTAAAATTCAAGAGCAAATTATTAAATCAGGAAAGATCTTGCTTGGCTGCCATCCTCAAGCAACACAAATTGCCTCTAGTAAAATAGAAACAGAGAAATACTTAAGAACAGCTGGATTAAATACGCCGTATACCATAAGACTATCAGATTGGCAATTAGACAGAGTTAGTAAAGAAGAATCTTTGATTTGTAAGCCAGATGATGGTGCTGGATGCCTCTACACTTTTTATTTTAAAACACCTTTGAATCTACATTTGTGGAAGCAAAAAAATACCCTTGATACAAAAAACTATATTGTTCAACCCTATATTCAAGGACAAGCAATTAGTCTTAGCTTGCTTTATGATGGAAAAAAAGCAAGATTACTTAGTGTTAATCAGCAACAAATGAAAATTAAAAAAAATAGAATTTATCTTAATGCTATCTTAGTCAATGCTATTATGGCAGAAAATCCTATTTATCATCACCTACAAGAGATTGCAAATACTATTGCCAATACCCTACCTGGATTGTGGGGATTTATTGGGGTAGATTTAATCATCGTTCAAAACCAATCACCCATTATTTTAGAAATTAATCCTCGTCCCACCACAAGTTATGTAGGATTGCGAATTATTTATGGTATTTCTCCTATGCAATGGCTGATCACTTTATTATATGAAGGATTGGATAAAGTAGTATTACCCTCTAACCTTGGTTTTCAGCTCCTGATCTCTCTGAAAAAAAAGGATAGTAAAATAATTTATGATGGTTACAGTTAG
- a CDS encoding HisA/HisF-related TIM barrel protein, translating into MKLIPVLDLMGGKVVYATGKERKNYLPLISPFTKHSDPIETVTNLLDWYPFSYLYLADLDSLMSQGDNYSIVAKIALNFPKLKLWLDSGVTAYIEIEQLFTLGITQSVIGTESITHLTVWKELQNTPYAKKIILSLDYKNNHFVDSAGLAQKFQLWPEIIIGMDLDSVGSQKGLNWQFLSQLKAKQAKNGKLFAAGGISSLEDLQQLKTWDASGALIASILHYGHLNPRDLVEVESPKSA; encoded by the coding sequence ATGAAATTAATTCCAGTACTTGATTTAATGGGAGGTAAAGTTGTTTATGCTACTGGTAAAGAGCGAAAGAATTATTTACCTTTAATTTCCCCCTTTACGAAACACTCTGATCCTATAGAAACAGTAACTAACCTACTAGATTGGTATCCTTTTTCCTATCTCTATCTGGCTGATTTAGATTCTTTGATGAGTCAAGGCGATAACTATTCAATTGTTGCTAAGATTGCTTTAAACTTCCCTAAGCTGAAATTATGGTTAGATTCAGGAGTAACAGCCTATATAGAGATTGAGCAATTATTTACTTTAGGCATAACTCAGTCTGTAATAGGTACAGAAAGTATTACGCATTTAACGGTGTGGAAAGAGTTACAAAATACACCTTACGCTAAGAAAATAATTCTTTCCTTAGATTATAAAAATAATCACTTTGTGGATTCAGCTGGCTTAGCCCAGAAATTCCAGCTATGGCCAGAAATTATTATTGGAATGGATTTAGATTCGGTGGGGAGCCAAAAAGGGCTTAATTGGCAATTTTTATCTCAATTAAAAGCAAAGCAGGCTAAAAATGGGAAACTATTTGCTGCAGGGGGAATTTCTTCTTTAGAAGATTTACAGCAATTAAAGACTTGGGATGCTAGTGGTGCTTTGATCGCTAGTATTCTACATTACGGGCATTTGAATCCAAGAGATCTAGTAGAGGTAGAGTCTCCTAAAAGTGCTTAA
- a CDS encoding RimK family alpha-L-glutamate ligase, translated as MPCVVVFNHNHGWHSQQLAFALAHYEVETIYSNLSQCKVDLSLPFGLYIPGLNNQLPDAVIVRGIASGSLEQISFRLDILHMLEKLGIPIFNSPSAIERTVDKARTSLLLHHKGISTPRTWVYEDKEQVCIAITQAIQENHQLIIKPLFGSQGRGIHFIHHKNLDEVVPEGNLYYLQEYIPPITPNLWKDWRVFVIQHRVVAAMIRCGQSWITNAAQGAVCIAVIDLDPEISQLACRATRAVDVDYGGVDIIQSVNGYQVLEVNSIPAWKALQRVTKSNLAQTLVNELIIKKLKHF; from the coding sequence ATGCCCTGTGTTGTTGTTTTTAATCATAATCATGGTTGGCATAGCCAACAGCTAGCATTTGCTCTAGCTCATTATGAGGTAGAGACAATCTACTCAAATCTGTCTCAATGTAAAGTAGATCTTAGCTTACCATTTGGACTTTATATTCCAGGGTTGAATAATCAATTGCCTGATGCTGTGATTGTACGAGGTATTGCTTCAGGTAGTTTAGAACAAATTAGCTTTAGATTAGATATACTACATATGCTAGAAAAATTAGGGATACCTATATTTAATAGTCCTTCTGCTATTGAACGCACCGTAGATAAAGCAAGAACTTCTTTGCTCTTACACCATAAAGGTATTTCTACACCTCGTACTTGGGTATACGAAGATAAAGAACAAGTGTGCATCGCAATTACTCAAGCAATACAAGAAAATCACCAATTGATTATTAAGCCGTTATTTGGTAGCCAAGGTCGAGGAATTCATTTTATTCATCATAAAAACTTAGATGAGGTTGTCCCCGAAGGTAATTTATATTATTTACAAGAATATATTCCACCAATTACTCCTAACTTATGGAAAGATTGGCGAGTGTTTGTAATTCAACATCGTGTTGTTGCTGCAATGATTCGCTGCGGACAGTCTTGGATTACCAATGCTGCTCAAGGAGCTGTATGTATTGCCGTAATAGATTTAGATCCAGAGATTAGCCAGCTAGCTTGCCGAGCTACCCGGGCTGTAGATGTAGATTACGGAGGAGTAGATATTATCCAATCTGTAAATGGCTATCAAGTATTAGAAGTAAATAGTATTCCTGCTTGGAAAGCACTTCAGAGAGTCACTAAAAGCAATCTTGCCCAAACATTAGTCAATGAACTCATTATAAAAAAACTTAAGCACTTTTAG
- a CDS encoding ATP-grasp domain-containing protein — MEMLVVEKQPIGLIFGGGIENHLELLKELSKKWILLGNTYNQVKNLKNPTCFFPLLEKLSIPAPQTQLNPPSNLEGWLYKSVYGTGGNHISLANQCTLIPNSGYYFQKKINGQAKSVTFLANGKSCQIIGYNLLITAPTETILYRYGGVFTLSKLSYSNRILLQKYIEKIVLATELKGLNGLDFIQDKNGKIWILEINPRPPASLDLYQDRFNPFIAHIYSWLGGQLPIKMKLITEEKGFFILYAPYNLLIPPDIIWPSFCHDYPNGGIVINKEDPICSIHAQGSNINFCYKQINQRCTQLLALFFPC, encoded by the coding sequence ATGGAAATGCTGGTAGTAGAAAAGCAGCCTATCGGATTAATATTTGGTGGAGGTATTGAGAATCATCTTGAATTACTTAAAGAATTAAGCAAAAAATGGATTCTTTTAGGAAATACCTATAATCAAGTTAAAAATCTAAAAAACCCTACCTGTTTTTTCCCTCTATTAGAAAAGCTTAGTATTCCTGCTCCCCAAACTCAACTTAATCCACCTAGTAACCTTGAAGGTTGGCTATATAAATCAGTATATGGTACAGGCGGTAATCACATTAGTCTTGCTAATCAGTGCACTTTAATTCCTAATTCTGGCTACTATTTTCAGAAAAAAATAAATGGTCAAGCGAAATCAGTCACTTTTCTTGCTAACGGTAAGAGCTGTCAGATTATTGGGTATAACCTGCTGATAACCGCACCTACGGAGACCATTCTCTATCGATATGGAGGAGTTTTTACTCTTTCTAAATTGAGTTATTCCAACCGCATTCTTTTACAAAAATATATAGAAAAAATAGTACTAGCTACAGAATTAAAAGGGTTAAATGGTTTAGATTTTATTCAAGATAAAAATGGAAAAATTTGGATACTGGAAATTAACCCGAGACCTCCTGCTTCTTTAGATTTATACCAAGATAGATTTAATCCTTTTATTGCTCATATTTATAGCTGGCTAGGCGGGCAGCTACCAATAAAAATGAAGCTTATTACTGAAGAAAAGGGTTTTTTTATTCTCTATGCTCCTTATAATCTATTAATTCCACCAGATATAATTTGGCCTAGTTTTTGTCATGATTATCCTAATGGAGGCATTGTTATTAACAAAGAAGATCCTATTTGCTCAATACATGCTCAGGGATCAAATATTAATTTCTGCTATAAACAAATAAATCAACGATGCACTCAATTATTAGCATTATTTTTCCCCTGCTAA